A single genomic interval of Deinococcus sedimenti harbors:
- a CDS encoding NIPSNAP family protein, translating to MFYEYRRYTLKPGQRDTWVQLMHGEILPYQIARGMQVVASFTDDTDPDAYIWIRRFDSEAQREALYAATYDTDTWRDLLARHGHLLAAEPQVTRLTPTPHSPQL from the coding sequence ATGTTCTACGAATACCGCCGCTACACGTTGAAGCCCGGCCAGCGCGACACCTGGGTGCAGCTCATGCACGGCGAGATCCTGCCGTACCAGATCGCGCGAGGCATGCAGGTCGTCGCGTCCTTCACCGACGACACCGACCCCGACGCATACATCTGGATCCGCCGCTTCGACAGCGAGGCGCAGCGGGAAGCCCTGTACGCCGCCACCTACGACACCGACACGTGGCGCGACCTGCTCGCCCGGCACGGGCACCTGCTGGCCGCTGAACCGCAGGTCACCCGCCTGACCCCCACGCCCCATTCCCCCCAGCTGTAA
- a CDS encoding winged helix-turn-helix transcriptional regulator, translating into MESIEQLTSDQVGPEPWPHSTPEVEALVREMIGRVADKWTLILLEVLEEHGTLRFTQIGAQVGDISQKMLTKTLRQMEFDGLLTRVVHPVIPPRVEYTLTPLGRSLSEAFCPVWLWAEANHAAVMQARARFMENAARE; encoded by the coding sequence ATGGAGAGTATCGAGCAGCTCACGTCAGATCAGGTCGGGCCGGAGCCCTGGCCGCACAGCACCCCCGAGGTCGAAGCGCTCGTGCGCGAGATGATCGGGCGCGTGGCGGACAAGTGGACGCTGATCCTGCTGGAGGTCCTGGAGGAGCACGGCACGCTGCGCTTCACGCAGATCGGCGCGCAGGTGGGGGACATCAGCCAGAAGATGCTCACTAAAACACTGCGGCAGATGGAGTTCGACGGGCTGCTCACGCGGGTGGTGCATCCGGTGATCCCGCCGCGCGTGGAGTACACCCTGACGCCGCTGGGCCGCAGCCTGAGCGAGGCGTTCTGCCCGGTGTGGCTGTGGGCGGAGGCGAACCACGCGGCCGTCATGCAGGCGCGGGCGCGGTTCATGGAGAATGCGGCTCGTGAGTGA
- a CDS encoding SDR family oxidoreductase, with protein sequence MNTTGNTILITGGGSGIGLGLAQAFLARGNTVIIASRSQRTLDAAAAAHPGLHPYPLDVTDPESIQSLAERVTAEHPGLNVLINNSGIMLAENLLNGTALPDAEATVTTNLLGPIRVTQAMLGHLLTQPRPVIVNVTSGLASLPLTATPTYSATKAALRSYTESLRHQLRGTPAEVIELAPPYVATELMPGGSQNPHAMPLTDFIGETMTLLAQPGVREVLVERVLPLRNAALNGTYAQVFTGLNGE encoded by the coding sequence ATGAACACGACCGGCAACACCATCCTGATCACCGGCGGCGGCAGCGGCATTGGCCTGGGCCTCGCGCAGGCCTTCCTGGCACGCGGCAACACCGTCATCATCGCCAGCCGCAGCCAGCGCACCCTGGACGCCGCCGCGGCCGCCCACCCGGGCCTGCACCCCTACCCGCTGGACGTCACCGACCCCGAGTCCATCCAGTCACTCGCCGAGCGCGTCACCGCCGAGCACCCGGGATTGAACGTCCTGATCAACAACTCCGGCATCATGCTCGCCGAGAACCTGCTGAACGGCACGGCCCTCCCGGACGCCGAGGCGACCGTCACCACCAACCTCCTCGGGCCGATCCGCGTCACGCAGGCCATGCTGGGCCACCTGCTCACGCAACCGCGCCCCGTGATCGTGAACGTCACCTCCGGCCTCGCCAGCCTCCCCCTGACCGCCACGCCCACGTACAGTGCCACGAAGGCCGCGCTGCGCTCCTACACCGAGAGCCTGCGCCACCAGCTGCGCGGCACGCCCGCCGAGGTCATCGAACTCGCACCGCCCTACGTCGCCACGGAACTCATGCCCGGCGGCAGCCAGAACCCCCACGCCATGCCCCTGACCGACTTCATCGGGGAAACCATGACCCTCCTGGCGCAGCCCGGCGTCCGGGAGGTGCTCGTGGAGCGCGTGCTGCCGCTGCGCAACGCCGCGCTGAACGGCACGTACGCGCAGGTGTTCACGGGTCTGAACGGCGAGTGA
- a CDS encoding phosphoribosylanthranilate isomerase codes for MQVKVCGTTSVHDAVLSAEAGADALGFIFAPVSKRLVSPQVARAAGLSVGPSVARVGVFLDQPLDEVLRTAEAARVSAVQLHGRLSSLYVMAVAAYYPVLRVVRPADLATETDMWHGHRGVTLMLDAPEPGGGIPLDWDALRPLFPDGAWLAGGLGPGNVAAAMTALRPAAVDAVSRLEASPGVKDPEAVRAFVQAARLAARSYPQ; via the coding sequence GTGCAGGTGAAGGTGTGCGGCACGACCAGCGTGCACGACGCCGTCCTGAGCGCCGAGGCGGGGGCGGACGCGCTGGGCTTCATCTTCGCGCCCGTCAGTAAGCGGCTGGTGTCGCCGCAGGTGGCGCGCGCGGCGGGCCTGAGTGTGGGCCCCAGCGTGGCGCGCGTGGGCGTGTTCCTTGATCAGCCGCTGGATGAGGTGCTGCGCACCGCCGAGGCCGCGCGGGTGAGTGCCGTGCAGCTTCATGGACGCCTGTCAAGTCTTTACGTGATGGCAGTCGCCGCGTATTATCCCGTTCTGCGTGTCGTGCGCCCCGCCGATCTGGCGACGGAGACGGACATGTGGCACGGGCACCGAGGCGTCACGCTGATGCTGGACGCGCCCGAACCCGGCGGCGGCATTCCGCTCGACTGGGACGCGCTGCGCCCCCTCTTCCCCGACGGGGCGTGGCTGGCCGGAGGCCTGGGGCCGGGGAACGTGGCGGCCGCCATGACGGCCCTGCGCCCCGCGGCGGTGGACGCCGTGAGTCGCCTGGAGGCGAGCCCCGGCGTGAAGGACCCCGAAGCCGTGCGGGCATTCGTGCAGGCAGCGCGCCTCGCCGCCCGGAGTTATCCACAGTGA
- a CDS encoding metalloenzyme domain protein: MSGVVWLALDGVGHPQDAPGGSVWDQPLGTLRPLVDAGRCLDATLGVPGLPQSGTGQACWLTGSDAVALMGEHFGPHPGPTLQRLLQEGSLPVRLARAGGRAALGNEYVPAYFQALESGAGRRNRMGCFPFAFRAAGLPLNPPRVPLLGATLGLGYARPWSAGGEERAALDALARHGGALARAARDVDLLALDLWFSDLLGHAGAPDVPGDALAAGQSYLRRVDALLSGLLGAGARVVVGSDHGNLEDLRTKGHTLARVPFAGAGVNLGQPGNVVEAGRVLAGWFGLPGA; the protein is encoded by the coding sequence TTGAGCGGGGTCGTGTGGCTGGCGCTGGACGGCGTGGGGCACCCGCAGGACGCGCCGGGTGGGAGTGTCTGGGATCAGCCGCTGGGCACGCTGCGCCCGCTGGTGGACGCGGGGCGGTGCCTGGACGCGACGCTGGGCGTGCCGGGCCTGCCGCAGTCGGGGACGGGGCAGGCGTGCTGGTTGACGGGGTCGGACGCGGTGGCGCTGATGGGGGAGCATTTCGGGCCGCATCCGGGGCCGACGTTGCAGCGCCTGCTTCAGGAGGGGTCGCTGCCGGTGCGGCTGGCGCGGGCCGGGGGGCGGGCGGCGCTGGGGAACGAGTACGTGCCCGCATACTTTCAGGCGCTGGAATCGGGGGCGGGGCGCCGCAACCGCATGGGCTGCTTTCCGTTCGCGTTCCGCGCGGCGGGGCTGCCGCTGAATCCGCCGCGCGTGCCGCTGCTGGGCGCGACGCTGGGCCTGGGGTACGCGCGCCCCTGGTCGGCAGGGGGAGAGGAGAGGGCGGCGCTGGACGCCCTGGCGCGGCACGGGGGGGCGCTGGCCCGCGCGGCGCGGGACGTGGATCTGCTGGCGCTGGACCTGTGGTTCAGTGACCTGCTGGGGCACGCGGGCGCGCCGGACGTGCCGGGGGACGCGCTGGCGGCCGGGCAGTCGTACCTGCGGCGGGTGGACGCGCTGCTGTCGGGCCTGCTGGGCGCGGGCGCGCGGGTGGTGGTGGGCAGCGATCACGGGAACCTGGAGGACCTGCGTACGAAGGGGCACACGCTCGCGCGGGTGCCGTTCGCGGGGGCCGGGGTGAACCTGGGGCAGCCGGGGAACGTGGTGGAGGCTGGGCGGGTGCTGGCGGGCTGGTTTGGGTTGCCGGGTGCTTGA